Genomic window (Streptomyces sp. RerS4):
CGGCGTGGATCCGGTCGCCGTCGGCGAGGGCGTCGGCCAGCCGCTTGAGGACGACGACACCCGCGCCGTTGCCGAACACCGTGCCGTTGGCGCCGGCGCCGTAGGGGCGGCAGTGGCCGTCGGGCGACTCGATGCCCCCGTCGACGGGCAGGTAGCCGGAGCGGTGCGGCACGGTGACGGTGACACCGCCCGCCAGGGCGAGGTCGCACTCCTGCGTGAGGAGGCTCTGTGCGGCCATGTGCACCGCGACGAGCGAGGTCGAGCAGGCGGTCTGGACGCTGACGGCCGCTCCGCGCAGGTTCAGCTTGTACGCGGCCCGACCGGCCAACTGGTCGGGCTGGTTGCCCTGGAAGAGCAGGGGGACGCCCAGCTTGGCGCGCAGATCGGTGCGGGGCAGCAGATTGTGGATGAGGTACGTGCTCAGCAGCGATCCGGCGTAGACCGCCACGGGCCCCGGGGCCCTGTCCGGGTCGCAGCCGGCGTCCTCCAGCGCCGCCCAAGCGCATTCGAGGAAGATGCGCTGCTGGGGGTCGATGACCGAGGCTTCCAGGGCGTTGTAGCCGAAGAGCTGGGAGTCGAACCCGGCGATGTCCCGCAGGACGCCCTTGGCGGGTACGTAGCCGGGGGCCGCCGCGTCGGCCTGCGGCACGCCGGAGGCGCGCAGTTCCTCGGGGGTGAACCGGGAGATCGCCTCGGCCCCGCTCTCCAGCAGGTCCCACAGTTCGTCGGGCGACTCGGCTCCGGGAAACCGCCCCGCCATGCCGATGACGGCGATCCGCCCGTCGGTGTCGACCCGGTCGTCCCCGTCCGGGTGACGTGGCTGTGCGTTCAAGATGTTCTCCGTTGGTGGCTCGGTGCGGTCCTGCGCGTCGGCGGGCGGGGGCGGCGTTGATCCGTCCGGGGGTCAGACCGCCATCAGGTAGCTCTGGAAGCGCGGCATCAGGTGTTCGAGGGCCCGGACCTCGGTGGCGGTGAGGTCCGGGTGCCAGACGTCCCACAGGAGGACGGCTCGCTGCCGGCTGCCCCGGTTCCACGCCTCGTGGATGAAGCTGTCGTCGAAGAGGATGACCTTGCCCTCCTCCCAACCGCGTTCGTCGTCGCCCACCTTGATGGCACAGCCGGGCGGGACGACAAGCGGCAGGTGGGCGGTGAGCAGCAGGTTCACGCCTCCCGTGTGCGGCGTGATGTGGACGCCGGGGTTGAGGACGGTGAACATGCCGTCGCGCGGGCCGTGGGGGGTCGTGCCGAGCACCTCGCAGGTCTTCGGGCAGCGCTCCCGGGCCTCGTCGCGCCAGGCGCCGTCGCGGTAGATCTGGTAGGTGTCCCAGCCCTGCCAGCCGAGTTCCTTGGTGTAGAGGTCCTCGTAGGGGGCGAACCGGGCCTCTGCCTCGCGCAGCGCGAGGAACTCGGCCTTGATCTCCTCGTAGGCGGCCTCCATCTCCGTCACCCAGGGCTGCGCCGCGGCGTCGTGCCACGGCAGGGCGCTGATCTCGGGGAAGAAGAGCCGGGTGGGCTCCTGGTCGTCGTGGAGGTATTCGGGGGTCCGCTCGCCGACCAGGATGGCCAGGCATTCCTCGACCCGGTCGAGCCCTTCGGAGCCCACCGCGTTCCGCAGCTCCGTCATCACGCTCTGCACGTCCATGTCACTCTCTCCCTGTCGGTACGTTGAACTGTTCGGCCCGGTCGCGAGATCGGGCCCGGACGGCGGCCCGTCGGCGTCCGGCACGCGCGGCGACGTCGTCGGGGCCGGCGGGTCCGTGGTGGCCGGGGGCGTGCGGCGCGTCGGCCGCGGTGTCGGTGCGCAGGCCGGCGACGAATTCGGCGATCGTGGGCCTGGCGAAGACGTCCACGAGCCGCACCTCGCGGCCGAGGCGGCGGCCGAGGTCGACCTGGAGCCGGGCCGCCAGCAGTGAGTTGCCGCCCGCTTCGAAGAAGTTCGTGTGACGGCCGACGGGCCGGTCGGCGCCCAGCACCTGTCGCCACGCCTCGGCGACGAGTTGCTCCGGGCCTTCGCGTGGCGGCGCCGCGCTGTGCGGGGCGTCCGTGCGCGGGGCGGGGAGCCGGGCGCGGTCCCGCTTGTTGGTGCGGGTGCGGGGCAGCGCGTCCAGCAGCACGACGCTCTCGGGCACGACCGAGGCCGGCAACCGTTCGGCGAGGTGGGCGCGGAGGTCGTCTCCGGTGACGGCACCGTCCACGACCGCGTAGGCGAGGAGCCGGGGCGCGGTGGGGGTGCCGTGCAGGGCCGCGGCGGCCTCGCGGACCGACGGGTGCCCTTGGAGGAGTGCCTCGATCTCCTCCAGTTCGACGCGGTTGCCGTGGATCTTGACCAGGCTGCCGGTGCGGCCGGTGAAGGCGAGTTCCCCGTCGGGCAGGAACCGGCCGAGGTCCCCGGTGCGGTACAGCGTTCCGCCGGGCCGCCACGGGTCGGGCACGTAGGCCTTGGCGCTCTCCTCGGGCCGACGGTGGTAGGCCCCGGCGAGGAAGTCGCTGCGCAGGTGGATCTCGCCGACCACGCCGACCGGGCAGGGCCGGCCGCGGTGGTCGAGGACGAGGGCCTCCCGGCCCGCGAGGGGCCGGCCGATGGGTACGGAAGGCGCGAACTCCTCCCCCGGTTCCAGCTCGCGGTGGGTGGCGAGTACGCATTCGGTGGGCCCGTACAGGTTGTGCAGACGGGGCCGGACGGTCCGGCCGGCCCAGGCGGCGGCGAGCGAGGGCGGCAGCACTTCGCCCGCGAGCAGGACGTGTTCCAGGTGGGGCAGTTCGGCCCGGCCGCGGTCCAGCGCCTCGGTGAGCACGGCGAAGAAGCCGGGCACGGTCTGGATCTGGGTGATCCGCTCGGCCCCGAGCCAGGCGGCCATGGCCACCGGGTCCCGGCGGGTCTCGTCCGGCGGTACGCACAGGGTGGCGCCGTGGCAAAGGGCCGCGAACACCTCGGTGTAGGCGGCGTCGTAGGTGAACGGCGCCCACTGGGCGATACGGCTGCGGGGGCCGATGCCGAACCGTTCTCCCTGCCAGTCGGCGAACTGTGCGAGCGACGCGTGCGGCAGCGCGATTCCCTTGGGGGTTCCGGTGGATCCGGAGGTGTACACCAGGCAGAGGGCGTCGTCCCCGGTGACCGGCGCGGAGGGGACCGGCGGATGCGCGCCGGCGTCCGGCTCGTCGGACGGGAGCGGCTCGACGGGAACGCCGGCGAAACGGCCGGCGACCGGGTCCCACAGTCCGGGCAGACGTGTCAGGCACCGCTCGTCGGCCAGTACGCACAGCGGCTCGGCGTCCGTGATCACGGCCCGCAGCCGAAGTTCGGGGCTGTCCGGGTCCAGGACCGCGAAGGCGGCCCCCGTCTTGGCCACCGCCAGGACCGCCGCGGTCTGCGCGATGCCGGTGGGCAGCAGGACCGAGACGAAACGGCCCGGTGCGGCGCCGAGGCGCAGCAGCCGCGCGGCGATCCGGTCGCTCCAGGCGTCGAGCGCCGCGTAGGTGACGCTCTGTCCGCCGTGGCGGACGGCGACCGCGCCGGGCCCCGCCGCCGCCTGCGCGCGGAAGAGTTCATGGACGGGCGTGGCGTACGCCGCGCGTGCGGCGCCGGCGGGACGGGCGGGCCGGGGTGACGGCGTCTCCTCTTCCGCCGGGTCGAGGGGGGCGAGGGCGGCTGCGGCCTCGGGGTCGTCCAGTGCGGCGCGCAGCAGGGTCTCCAGATGGCGCGCGAAGCGGCCCGCCGATGTCCGGGTGAACCGCCCGGAGGCGTACTCCAGCACGCCCTCCATGCGATCGGGGTGATCCTCCAGGGCGAGCGTCAGGTCGTACTTGGCTGTGCGGGTCGGCACGGGCCGCAGGTCGCCGCTGGCCTCGCCGAGCCGGATCCGGGCCGGCAGGGCTTCCTGGAGCACGAGTGTGGCCTGGGCGAGGGCGGGCCGGCCGGGATCGCGTGCGATGCCGAGGGCGTCCACGAGTCGGTCGAGCGGTACCAGCGGCCGGTCGAGGTCGTCGGCGAGCCGCCGTGCGGTCCGGCGGGCGAGTTCCCCGAACGAGGGGCTCCCGGCGAGGTCGACGCGGACCGGCAGGCTGTTCACGAGGGAGCCGATCAGGCCCTCCAGCTCCGGTGCACCCCGGTTGGCGGCGGGCACGCCGACGATGACGTCGTCCGTGCCGGCGTAGCGCCCCAGCAGGGAGGCGTAGACGGTGAGCAGCACCGAGAAGGGGGTGACCCGAAGCCGAGCGGCGGTGGCGCGCAGGCGAGCGGTGAGGTCCGGCGGCAGGACGACGGGCACGGTGTCCCCGGTGCCCGGCGGGCATGGACCGGCATCGGGATCGACCGGCAGGTCGAGGACCCCGCAGTGGCCGTCGAGACGGGTGCGCCAGTAGGCGAGCTGCGCGTCGCGGATCGTGACGGCCGCGGGGGCGGCCGCGGCTGCGGCGTGGCCGAGGAACTCCCGGGCAAGGGGCGGCAGGGGGCTGCCCGTGCCGGTGTGCAGCGCATGGAGCGCCGCGAGCTCACGGACCGCCACGGTGATCGACCAGCCGTCGACCGCGATGTGGTGGGCGGTGAACAGCAGCACGGAGGTGTCGGACGCGCGCAGGAGCGTGACGCGCAGCAGCGGCCCTTCGGCGAGATCGAAGGGGCGCGTGGCCTCGTCGGCGGTGGCGGAGTCCAGCCATGAGCGGGTCGCGTCGCCGCCCTGTGCTTCGGTCTCCTCCGGCACGTCGAGCACGGTGGGGCGGACGCGGTCGGCGGGCAGGCGGACGAGGACGGGGCCCTCGTCGGCGAGGTGGCAGCGGGTCGCCAGTACCGGGTGGCGGGTCACCAGTTCGCGCAGGGCCCGCGCGAGGGCATCGGCGTCGACCGGGCCGTCGAGACGGGCGGCGGCGGCCAGGTTGTACGCGGCGGAGTCCGGCACGAGGCTCTGGGTGAGCCACAGTTGCCGCTGCTGGTCGGTCAGGGGTACCGGGTCCTGCGGCACCGGTACGGGCGCCGGGGGCGCGGTGTCCGCCGCCCCGGGCCGGGGTCCGGTGGACGGGCGGGCGCTCAGGGCCCGGGGGGTGGGGTCGGCGTAGAAGTCCGCGAGGGACGGTGCGTGGCCGAGTGCGTCGCGTACCCGGCCGAGGAGCCGGGTGGCGACGATGGAGTTGCCCCCGGAGAGGAAGAAGTCGTCGGTGACGCCCGGCGTGCCGGGGTCGACGCCCAGCAGGTCGGCCCAGAGGGCGATGACCGTTCGTTCGGCGTCGGTGGCGGGCGCGACCCGGTCGGCGGCGGCCGCCGTGTCGGGGAGGGTGCGGGCCGCTGTGCTCAGGGCGGGGCGGTCCACCTTGCCGCTGGTGTTGAGCGGGAGCTCGTCGAGCAGGGCGATGACGGAGGGCACGACCGCGGCCGGGAGCAGGGTGCGCAGGTGCCGGCGGAGGTCCGCGCCGAGGGCGTCCGCGTCCGCGGCGGTGCCCTCGGGCACGACGAACGCGACCGGCCGGGGCGTCCCGGGGCGTTGACCGTCGATGACGACGGCGGCGGCCCGCACCTGCCGGTGGCGCGTCAGCAGGGCTTCGATCTCGCCGAGTTCGATGCGGTGACCGAGTATCTTGACCTGCTGGTCGGCCCGGCCGAGGACGACGATGCGGCCGTCCGGTAGATAGCGTGCCAGGTCGCCCGTCCGGTAGACCGGGGCGTTGGCACCGCCCAGCGGGTCCGCACCCACCGGGTCGGGGACGAACGCGGCGGCGGTGAGGTCGGCCCGGTTCCAGTAGCCGGCGGTGACACCCGCCCCGCCGATGACCAGTTCACCGGCGGCGCCGACGGGTACCGGTCGGCCGTGGCGGTCGAGGATGTGGCAGTAGGTCCGGGCCACGGGGCGCCCGACGGTGACCGGCTCCCCCGGCAGGACGCGTCCGGCCGTCGACCAAATGGTGGTCTCGGTGGGGCCGTACAGGTTCCACAGCTCGCCACAGCGGTCCAGCAGCCGCTCGGCGAGCGCGGGGTCGAGGGCCTCACCGCCGCTGAGCGCCCGCAGCGTCGGCCGGCCCTGCCAGCCTCCGTCGACGAGGGCACGCCACAGGGAGGGCGTGGCCTGCATGACGGTGGCACCGGACCGGTCCAGCAGGGCGCCGAGCGCCTCGGGGTCGCGGACCGTGGCGTGCGGCGCGATCACGACCCGGGATCCCGCGACGAGCGGGGCGAACAGTTCAAGCACCGAGATGTCGAAGGTGAGGGAGGTGACGGCGACCAGGACGTCGTCCTCGCCCAGGCCCGGCTCGCGGACGATGCTGTGCAGCAGGTTCGCGACGCGGTCGTGCGGTACGGCCACGCCCTTCGGCCGGCCGGTGGAGCCGGAGGTGTACATCAGGTACGCGAGCGCGTCGGCGGCGGGACCGTCCGGGGCCGGGACGTCGTCGCCACTGGACACGGCCAGCAGCTCCGCCGCGGCGGCGCACGGTACGGCGTGGTCCGGCGCCGGGGAGGCGGCCGGTCCGGTGACGAGCAGCCGGGCCCCGCTGTCCTCCAGGACGTACCGCACGCGTTCGTCCGGCATGGTCTCGTCGAGCGGGACGAGGACGGCTCCGGCCCGCCACAGTCCGACGACCAGCGCGAGGAGTCCCGCGGCACGCGGCACCAGCAGTGCCACCCGGTCGCCGGGGCGAACGGCCCAACGGTCGGCGAGGCGCGCGGCGACGCGGTCGGCGGCGGCGTCCAGCTCCGCGCGGGTGACCGCCTCGTCACCGTGGAGGACCGCGGGCACGTCACCGGACCGGGCGGCCATGACGCGCAGGGCCTCGGGGACGGTGGACCAGTCGGGCCGCGTCCGGTCCGAGGCGTTGAACCCCGTCAGGACGCGCCGGGTCTGCTCGTCGCTCATCACGGGCAGCTCGGAGAGGCGTCGGCCGGGCTCGGCGACGGCTGCCTCCAGCAGGCACAGCAGTCCTTCGGCGATGCCCTGGACGGTCTGCGGGGAGAGCAGCGCGGTGCGGTACTCCAGCTCGGCGTCGAGGTCTCCGGACGGCCGGGGCCGCAGGAACAGGGAGAGGTCGTACTTCGCGGTGCCGCTGTGCGCCGGGGCCGGCGTGGTCTCGACGCCCGGCAGGTGCAGGAGGGTCGTCGGTCCGCTGTGGAAGGCGTACATGAGCTGGAAGAGCGGGGACGGGCCGCCGCCCGCCGGGGCCAGGTCCTCGACGACCAGGTCGAAGGGCGTGTCCCGGTGCGCGAGGTCGCTCTTGAGGTGCTGCCGGGTCCGCCGCAGCGCTTCGTCGAAGGCGGGGTCGCCCGAGAGGTCGACGCGGTGGGCCACGACGTTGAGCAGGGGGCCGATCATGGCGCCCAGAGCGGGGCGGTTGCGGGTCGCGACCGGCATGCCGACCACGAGGTCGTCCTGGCCGGTGTAGCGCTGGGCAACAGCGCAGAACGCGGTCAGCACCGCGGCGGGCAGGGTCGCGAGCCGCGTCCGGGCAAGGGAGCCGAGCCCGGCGACGAGGTCGGCGGGGATCACGAAACGGTGGACGGCTCCGGCGAGGGCGTCGGCGGGGCGCCCGGCGCCGGGTCCGTCGGCGGGCAGGCGCAGCACCGGGAGTTCCCCGGCGAGCCGCTCGCGCCAGTGGTCGAGGCCGTGGGCGGCGGCGGGGTCACTGCGCTGCCAGGTGGCGTAGTCCCCGAAGTCGCGGCCGGGAGCCGCTGCTTCCGGTGCCGGGCCACCGGTCTCGGCGACGTAGGCGGCGGCGAGTTCCTGGAGGAAGACGCCGAACGCCCAGGCGTCGACGACGATGTGGTGGGCGACGAAGAGCAGCAGGTGCCGGTCCTCGCCCAACCGGTAGAGGCAGGTGCGCATCAGTGGCGGCCTGGCCAGGTCGAACGGCGCCGCCACGGCGCGGGCGACGAGTTCCGCCAGCCTTTCCTCGCGCTGCTGTTCCGGCAGGTGGGCCAGGTCGGTCCGTTCGACGGTGGGCAGGACGCGGTCCGCGAAGTGCTGCAGCGGTTCGCCGTCGGCGTCCGCGACGACGGCGCAGCGCATCACCTCGTGCCGGGCGGCGAGGACGGCCAGGGCCCGTTCGAGGGCTCGGGCGTCCACGGGGCCGTCGAGGCGGAACGCCGCGGTCTCGTTGTGCAGGGCGCTGCCGGGAAGGACTTGTTCGGCGCGCCAGATCGAGCGCTGGGCGTAGGACAGCGGGGCACGGCCGCGGTCGGGCCGGGGCGGTACGGCGGCGGGGCTCATCGGCTGCTCCGGGAGGTCACGGCGGCGGCGAGACCGGAAACGGTGGGGTCGTCGACGAAGGTCCGCAGGGGGACGTCCACGCCGAACATCGAGCGCAGCCGGTCCAGCAGGCGGGCGATGGCCAGGGAGTCGCCGCCGAGCAGGGTGAAGTCGTCGTGGCGACCGACAGCCGACAGGTGCAGCAGCTCGCACCACACCGCGGCGATACGGGCCTCCGTGTCGTTGCCGGGGCCGTCCTCGGTGGCGGCGGCCCGTACGGTCGACGGCATCGGCAGGGCCCGGCGGTCGGCCTTGCCGTTCAGGGTGCGGGGAATGGCGGTGAGCCGGATGTAGAGGGCGGGGCGGCTGCCGGGGGCGAGACGGGTCTCGGCGTGGGCGCGCAGCTGTTGGTCCGTCAGGGAGTCGTCGGCGACGACGTAGGCGACGAGGGCGGGATCGGCGTCCGCTTCGGCCACGGCGGCGGCGCACACGTCGCGGACGCCGGGGTGGCGCCGCAGCGTGTCCTCGATCTCGCCCAGTTCGACGCGCACGCCGTTGACCTTGACCTGCTGGTCGCGGCGGCCGAGTACCTCCAGGACGCCGTCGGGCCGCAGCCGGCCGAGGTCGCCCGTGCGGTAGGCGTGGGTGCCGGTGAACCCGCCGGCGCGGCCGTCGAGATAGCCGCCGAGCGGGAAGGGGGTGTGGATCTCGATCTCGCCGATGGCGCCGGTGACGGGCGCGCCCGCGGCCAGGACCCGGACGTCCACGCCGGGGAGGGGAAGGCCCGCCGGCACCGTCTCGGCCTCGGCGTCCTCGGCGCCGAGGCGGCGGAAGACCTTGGTCATGGTGGTCTCGGACGGGCCGTAGAGGTTGACCAGTGCCTTGCCGTCGCCGAAGAGGCCACGCCACCAGGCGACGTCGGCGGACCGGACCGGCTCGCCGGCGAGCAGGACGGCCTTGAGCTCGGGCAGGGAGTCGGGGGTGAGGCCGGCGGCCCGCAGGGTGCGGAAGACGGTGGGAACGCAGTGCAGCACCTCGATCCGCTGCTCTTCCAGCCACTCGGCGAGGGAGGCGGCGACGGGTACGGCGCCGGGGCCGGCGGCCCGGACGCTGCCGCCGGAGCGCAGCGGAACGAGCGCGTCGCGCAGGAACGCGTCGAAGCCCGGTGAGGTGAGCAGGGAAACCCGGGCACCTTCGGTGACGCCGAACTCGCCGGTCTCCCAGTCGAGGAAGTGCTCGACGGCCTGGAGGCTGCCCTTGATGCCCTTGGGTCGTCCGGTGGTGCCCGAGGTGAAGTACACGTATCCCGCGTCGGGTACGTCGAGGCCCTGCCAGTCCGTCGCGCGCCACCGGCCGGGCTCGACGGTGCCGGCGTCGATGACCCGCGTGTCGGCGAGGAGAGCGTGGTGGGGACCGAGGGCATCGCCTCCGGCCCGGTCGGTGACGACGGCCGAGGGGCGCAGGTCCTCCAGCAGCGCGGCCCAGCGCGCCTCGGGCTGCCGGATGTCGACGGGGGCGAAGGTCCGGCCGGTGGCGGCGCAGGCCAGGATGGTCGCGATGACCGGGACGGGCTCGGCGCAGGCGATGAGGACCGGTCCCAGGGCGCCGTCCTCGGCGAGCCGGGCCCTCAGTCCGGCGGCGTGGGCGGCGAGTTCGCCGCGGCTCCACTCCCGCTCGGGGGTGGAAACGGCGGGCGCCCGCCCGTCCCGCTCGACATGGTCGGCCCAGCGGTCCAGGATCGTGGTGTGGCTCACAGCTCTCCGTTCTTGATCCGTTGGGCCACGACCGACATCGGGTCTATGGCGGGGAACTCGTCCGACCGGCCCGCGGCGGCTATGGCGCGGGTGACCAGGTGCAGTTCGGTGCAGGCGGCCACGAAGGACCGCACCCCGTAGCGGGGCAGGGCGTCGCGGAGGAAGTCGATCGTGCGGAGGGGGTCCCCGCCGCGCTTGACGCGGTAGACCTCGCGGTGCAGCGCCTCCTGGTCGTCCGGTCGGAGCATGACGAGGTGGGGCACCGCCCGGTCCGCGTACGGGCCGGAGGTGAGGATGCCGGCTTGTGCGGTGCCCTTGGTGCACAGCAGGAGGTGCGGCCGCGCGGTGCGGATGAGTTCCTCGTGGGCGACGTCCACCAGGGACACGCAGCGCGCGAGGAGGTCGGGGGGCAGGTCGCCGAGCACTCTGTGCGCGGTGACGCACGCGACGACGACTCGTTCCGCCCCCGCGAGCACCAGGCCGCGTACCGCGCTCTCGACGGCCCGGTACAGCGGTTCGAGATCGCCCGTGTCGATGGCCTCGGTGCGGTCGACCACGGCGGGGTCGGACCACAGCAGCACCCGGGGCGTCTCCTGTTCGGAGCGTCCGTCGCCCGTGTGGTAGACGGTGCGGAGCAGTTCGGTGGAGGCCAGGGGGCCCATGCCGCCGACGATTCCGACCAGCGGCAGTGACCGAGGCACGCCGTACGGGCGGATCTCGGGGGTGGTCTGACCGCCGGGGGCGGCGGGGTGGGTCATCCGAGACACGGCAGGCCGAACTCCTCGACGAAGAGAGCGAAGGTCGCGATGACCATCAGGTAGTCCGTGTCCAGGTGAGCGTGCACGTGACCGCCCTGTGCGCGCTGGTGACGGACGAGCGCCGCCACGATGTCGGGGTTGAAGTACCCCTGCTTGCGCACCACTGACGGCGAGAGCAGTTCCTCGAACCAGTCGTCGCCGCCGGCGAGCAGGTGGCTGCTGGTCTGACCGCGGAAGCCGAACTTGGGGCGGGCCAGCACCTCGCCGGGCACACGCGACTCGGCGACCCGCCGCAGCACGGCCTTCTCCGCTCCGCCGGCCACCATCAGGGCCGGGTGCAGTGAAGTGGCGTGGTCGACGACGGGGCGGGCCAGGAACGGGAAGCGCAGCTCGACGGAGTTGGCGAGTGCCATCCGGTCGCCGTGGTCGCCGAGCAGGTGGTCGGCGAGACGCAGGTGGAAGTCCAGGTAGGAGCGTTGGTGCAGGGGGTGTCGGCCCCGCAGCCGCTCGGCGTCGACCAGACGTTGGGAGGTGACGGTGAACTCGTCGAAGGAACCGGCGAGATCGTCGGAGTACAGGTCCCGGCGGAAGTCCTGCGCGACGAGGTGATCGGTCTCGTACCCGAAGTCGACGCCCCACATCCGGAGGCGGATCTCCCGTTCCAGTTGGGCGTCGAGGCCGCTGAGCCGTCCCCCACCCAGTCCGGCGGCGTCGTAGCGGTACCCGGGGTAGCCGCCGAAGAGTTCGTCGGCGCCTTCCCCCGTGAGGACGGCGACGGTGCCGTCGGCGCGTACCGCTCGGGACAGCATCATGGAGCAGACGTTGTACGACTCGCGGACGGGCGTTTCGGCGTGGCGCACCATGGCGGTCAATTGCGTCGCGAGATCGCCGTGACGCACCGACACCTCCTGGTGGCGGGTTCCCAACCGGGCGGCGACCAGCCGCTGGTGGGGACTTTCGTCGAAGTCCTGGTCGGGGAAGACGGCGGAGTAGCTCGGCCAGGCGTGACCCGGCCGGGAGCCCGCGGCGAGCGCGGCGATGAGGCTGGAGTCGAGCCCGCCGCTGAGGTAGAGGCCCACGGGGACGTCGGCGACCAGCCGGTCGCGCACCGCGTCGTCCAGGAGCGTCGCCATGTGTCCTGCGGCGCGCGCCAGTTCGGCGTCGAGGTCACCGTCCTTCAACGGCTCCAGGGCGTCGGCGGCCGGGTAGTCCAGGTCCCAGTACCGCTGCGTGGTGACCCCCGAGGAGTCGGCGATCAACCTCTCTCCGGGCCCCAGGGACTTGATGCCCTCGAACATGGTGCGCGGGCTGACGAGCCCGGGGAGGCTGAGGATCTGGTCGAGGCCGCGGAGGTCGACCCGGGGACTCACCGCCGGGTGGCGCAGGAGCGCCTTGATCTCCGAGGCGAAGAGGAGCAGCCCGTCCACGACCGTGTAGAAGAGGGGCACGATCCCCGCGTGGTCACGCGCGAGAAGGAGCCGCCCGGCGCGGGCGTCGTGCAAGGCGAATGCGAACTGGCCGTCGAGGTGGGCGGTGAGATCGGTGCCGAACTCGCGGTAGAGGTGGACGAGTACCTCGGTGTCGCACTCGGAGCGGAACCGGTGCCCCGCAGCGGCCAGCGACTCGCGCAGCCGCCGATGGTTGTAGATCTCCCCGTTGCAGACGGAGACCAGGCTGCGGTCCTCCGAGAAATGCGGCTGGTTACCTCGCTCCAAATCGTTCAGAGCAAGTCTGCGAAAACCCAGCACAATACCATCGCCGACGTGGAACCCTTGGTCATCCGGGCCCCGATGAATTAGCTCGGCGGTCATTTGCGAAATGACATGACTATCGATCGGACGCGCTCCACCGAGGGAGAAAGCGCCCACTATTCCACACACGTTGGAAAATCCCCGTTTCACACCTGCACAACACCAGATGCATGTTCGACGCTATCCCACGAAATAGCGCGAGGTCAATGAAAAATTTTCAGCAAGAGAGCAGGCCAGCGGCTTTGACGGGTCGTCAGAGCTGGCTGTCCGGCGAATCCGAGAATAGGGTCGACCTGCGGACCCCGGTCCGCACGAAAATCCTGGAACAAAGAAGGGCAGAATGCAGTGACACGGAACCGATGGACACCTTGGGAGGCCGCCCCCGGCACGGACGGCGAAGCGGAAACCGTCCGTGTCTACTGCCTCCCGCACGCCGGCGGCTCGGCCGGTTCGTACCTCGCGTGGTCCCGCTCCCATGAGGTGCCGGGGCTGAAGTTCGTACCCGTGGAGCTGCCCGGCCGGGGCACCCGCCTGAGCGAACCCCTGCTCGACTCCATGGACGAGGTCGTCGACGGCTTCCTCACGGTGCTGGCGGAGCGCCCGGAACAGGAGAGGTTCCTGCTCCTGGGGCACAGCATGGGCGCCCAGATCGCCTTCGAG
Coding sequences:
- a CDS encoding non-ribosomal peptide synthetase, translating into MSHTTILDRWADHVERDGRAPAVSTPEREWSRGELAAHAAGLRARLAEDGALGPVLIACAEPVPVIATILACAATGRTFAPVDIRQPEARWAALLEDLRPSAVVTDRAGGDALGPHHALLADTRVIDAGTVEPGRWRATDWQGLDVPDAGYVYFTSGTTGRPKGIKGSLQAVEHFLDWETGEFGVTEGARVSLLTSPGFDAFLRDALVPLRSGGSVRAAGPGAVPVAASLAEWLEEQRIEVLHCVPTVFRTLRAAGLTPDSLPELKAVLLAGEPVRSADVAWWRGLFGDGKALVNLYGPSETTMTKVFRRLGAEDAEAETVPAGLPLPGVDVRVLAAGAPVTGAIGEIEIHTPFPLGGYLDGRAGGFTGTHAYRTGDLGRLRPDGVLEVLGRRDQQVKVNGVRVELGEIEDTLRRHPGVRDVCAAAVAEADADPALVAYVVADDSLTDQQLRAHAETRLAPGSRPALYIRLTAIPRTLNGKADRRALPMPSTVRAAATEDGPGNDTEARIAAVWCELLHLSAVGRHDDFTLLGGDSLAIARLLDRLRSMFGVDVPLRTFVDDPTVSGLAAAVTSRSSR
- a CDS encoding aspartate/glutamate racemase family protein; its protein translation is MTHPAAPGGQTTPEIRPYGVPRSLPLVGIVGGMGPLASTELLRTVYHTGDGRSEQETPRVLLWSDPAVVDRTEAIDTGDLEPLYRAVESAVRGLVLAGAERVVVACVTAHRVLGDLPPDLLARCVSLVDVAHEELIRTARPHLLLCTKGTAQAGILTSGPYADRAVPHLVMLRPDDQEALHREVYRVKRGGDPLRTIDFLRDALPRYGVRSFVAACTELHLVTRAIAAAGRSDEFPAIDPMSVVAQRIKNGEL
- the asnB gene encoding asparagine synthase (glutamine-hydrolyzing), producing MKRGFSNVCGIVGAFSLGGARPIDSHVISQMTAELIHRGPDDQGFHVGDGIVLGFRRLALNDLERGNQPHFSEDRSLVSVCNGEIYNHRRLRESLAAAGHRFRSECDTEVLVHLYREFGTDLTAHLDGQFAFALHDARAGRLLLARDHAGIVPLFYTVVDGLLLFASEIKALLRHPAVSPRVDLRGLDQILSLPGLVSPRTMFEGIKSLGPGERLIADSSGVTTQRYWDLDYPAADALEPLKDGDLDAELARAAGHMATLLDDAVRDRLVADVPVGLYLSGGLDSSLIAALAAGSRPGHAWPSYSAVFPDQDFDESPHQRLVAARLGTRHQEVSVRHGDLATQLTAMVRHAETPVRESYNVCSMMLSRAVRADGTVAVLTGEGADELFGGYPGYRYDAAGLGGGRLSGLDAQLEREIRLRMWGVDFGYETDHLVAQDFRRDLYSDDLAGSFDEFTVTSQRLVDAERLRGRHPLHQRSYLDFHLRLADHLLGDHGDRMALANSVELRFPFLARPVVDHATSLHPALMVAGGAEKAVLRRVAESRVPGEVLARPKFGFRGQTSSHLLAGGDDWFEELLSPSVVRKQGYFNPDIVAALVRHQRAQGGHVHAHLDTDYLMVIATFALFVEEFGLPCLG